One segment of Myotis daubentonii chromosome 11, mMyoDau2.1, whole genome shotgun sequence DNA contains the following:
- the LOC132212784 gene encoding tripartite motif-containing protein 75-like, with product MAGEGAVAKLQTEINCPICLGNLRDPVTIECRHNFCRSCIERSWADVQDRFPCPVCRHPCKERHLWSNTQLGRMVDMAKLLQITEAKMKQHKERRLCEKHSQALTLFCEEDLKLLCPLCTQPPDHQGHHVRPVDEAASHHRQKLRSYIEPLKEQLADLQKLLATQDRQRSELREKVEKRRAKLASEYGSVIASIECEQAAVLSRPAAQEQHILRNLTANKAAFSDHISKLRVLRKEMAETSVVSDVKLLMSIKGVLRRCDHLEPPEVYCIKYKREFSLPPQCSALLQITQTFREEVTLDPETAHAHLLVSEDKKSVTFVRKKQGVHRNPKGFADDAVVLGSEGFDCGRHYWEVQVDDKAEWAVGVCRDSLSKERKQPLLRQEKRCWAIQLQDGDYVARGPVPVALVLQERPRGMGIYLDYEMGHVSFYSLNDMSHIHSFRDTFSEVLKPYFYVGCDPKPLTIRALRD from the coding sequence GGTGAAGGAGCTGTGGCAAAACTCCAGACCGAAATCAACTGTCCCATCTGCCTGGGTAACCTGAGAGACCCTGTCACCATCGAATGTCGACACAACTTCTGTCGCTCCTGCATCGAGAGGTCCTGGGCTGATGTGCAGGACAGGTTCCCTTGCCCTGTGTGTCGTCACCCATGCAAAGAGAGGCACCTGTGGAGCAACACCCAGCTGGGAAGGATGGTTGACATGGCCAAGCTCCTCCAGATCACAGAGGCCAAGATGAAGCAGCACAAAGAGAGGCGCTTGTGTGAGAAGCACAGCCAGGCCCTGACCCTCTTCTGCGAGGAGGACCTAAAGTTGTTGTGTCCCCTGTGCACTCAgccccctgaccaccaggggcaccaCGTGAGGCCCGTGGACGAGGCTGCCTCTCATCACAGGCAGAAGCTCAGGAGTTACATTGAGCCCCTGAAGGAGCAGCTGGCAGACCTTCAGAAACTATTAGCCACTCAAGACAGGCAACGATCAGAACTGAGAGAAAAGGTGGAAAAGCGGAGAGCGAAGTTAGCCTCTGAATATGGGAGTGTGATAGCATCCATAGAGTGTGAGCAAGCGGCAGTTCTCTCAAGGCCAGCTGCACAAGAGCAGCACATTCTACGGAATCTCACTGCAAACAAAGCTGCATTTTCAGACCACATTTCCAAACTTAGAGTTCTACGCAAGGAGATGGCAGAGACAAGTGTGGTGTCAGATGTGAAACTGCTGATGAGCATCAAGGGTGTCCTCCGCCGTTGTGATCACCTAGAACCTCCAGAGGTCTATTGCATCAAGTATAAGAGAGAATTCAGTCTTCCTCCGCAGTGTTCGGCCCTGCTGCAAATCACGCAGACATTTAGAGAAGAAGTTACTCTGGATCCCGAAACTGCACATGCTCATCTGCTTGTGTCTGAGGATAAAAAGTCTGTGACATTTGTGAGGAAAAAGCAAGGAGTTCATCGGAATCCAAAGGGATTTGCCGACGACGCAGTTGTCCTGGGCTCTGAAGGGTTTGACTGTGGCCGACATTACTGGGAGGTCCAGGTGGATGACAAGGCTGAGTGGGCCGTGGGGGTCTGTAGAGACTCCCTTTCCAAGGAGAGAAAGCAGCCCCTGCTCAGACAGGAGAAGAGATGTTGGGCGATTCAGCTGCAGGACGGTGACTATGTGGCTCGAGGGCCTGTTCCTGTCGCCCTTGTGCTGCAGGAAAGGCCCAGAGGGATGGGCATCTACCTGGACTATGAGATGGGTCACGTTTCCTTCTACAGTTTGAATGACATGTCTCACATCCATTCCTTCAGGGATACTTTTTCTGAGGTGCTGAAGCCTTACTTCTATGTCGGATGTGATCCCAAACCTCTTACCATCCGTGCTTTAAGAGATTAG
- the SIT1 gene encoding signaling threshold-regulating transmembrane adapter 1, with protein sequence MSSGANCTDQLGPGIPSFPQAWGLWALLGAVTLLLLISLAAHLYRCSSGWRRNRSGGGQSGGSVEEVPLYGNLHYLKTGRLSQEPGPDQQDPTLGGPTRAAEEVMCYTSLQLRPPQGRIPSPGTPIKYSEVVLDAEPKPQASGREPELYASVCAQTRRARASFPDQAYANSQTAPS encoded by the exons ATGAGCAGCGGTGCCAACTGCACGGATCAGCTAGGGCCCG GaattccctccttcccccaggcctGGGGATTGTGGGCCCTCTTAGGGGCTGTGACGCTGCTGCTTCTCATCTCGCTGGCTGCACACTTGTACCGATGCAGTAGTGGCTGGAGAAGGAACCGTTCAGGAGGGGGACA GTCTGGAGGGTCTGTGGAAGAGGTCCCCCTGTATGGGAACCTGCATTATCTGAAGACAG GACGACTGTCTCAAGAACCAGGGCCAGACCAGCAGGATCCCACACTTGGAGGCCCCACCAGG GCTGCAGAGGAGGTGATGTGCTACACCAGCCTGCAGCTGCGGCCTCCTCAGGGCcggatccccagccctgggacccccatcAAATACTCAGAGGTGGTGCTGGACGCTGAGCCGAAGCCCCAGGCCTCGGGCCGGGAGCCGGAGCTCTATGCCTCCGTGTGTGCCCAGACGCGCAGAGCCCGGGCGTCCTTCCCGGACCAGGCCTACGCCAACAGCCAGACTGCACCCAGCTGA
- the CCDC107 gene encoding coiled-coil domain-containing protein 107 isoform X2 produces the protein MASAVPPAGVLGLLLVSALPGVLGDRPSPDLQAHPGDPAQVSPKAAERRRPPPPKDQQERARAWPLGALYTAAVVAFVLYKCLQEKKEAPVLQEEAGKKESLQSEQQLAQLTQQLAQTEQHLNNLMAQLDPLFERVTTLAGAQQELLNMKLHTIHQLLQKNKPSKDVAVPEPEASMPFPEDSCAKEEDEEAGDGQAWEEPLHPLHGSIETRNPAAPWGVEQGLRRRCSKAAAKGPSPSPLWEGGTTAEGLVKPSLFL, from the exons ATGGCGAGCGCGGTCCCGCCCGCGGGTGTTCTGGGGCTGCTGCTTGTGTCCGCGCTGCCGGGGGTCCTCGGAGACCGCCCCAGCCCCGACCTCCAGGCACACCCAG GGGACCCCGCCCAGGTCAGCCCTAAGGCCGCGGAACGCCGGCGGCCGCCGCCGCCCAAGGACCAGCAGGAGCGGGCCCGGGCGTGGCCTCTGGGGGCGCTGTACACCGCAGCCGTCGTGGCTTTCGTGCTCTATAAGTGTTTGCAG GAGAAAAAGGAGGCTCCTGTTCTCCAAGAAGAAGCAGGCAAGAAGGAATCCTTGCAGTCAG AGCAACAGCTGGCCCAGTTGACACAACAGCTGGCCCAGACGGAACAACACCTGAACAATCTGATGGCCCAGCTAGACCCCCTTTTTGAGCG GGTGACTACCCTGGCTGGAGCACAGCAGGAGCTTCTGAACATGAAGTTACACACCATCCACCAGCTGCTACAAAAGAACAAGCCCAGCAAGGATGTGGCGGTTCCAGAACCAG AGGCGAGCATGCCCTTTCCTGAGGACTCGTGCGCgaaggaggaggacgaggaggctGGTGACGGTCAGGCTTGGGAAGAGCCCCTACACCCCCTACATGGGAGCATAGAGACAAGGAACCCGGCTGCTCCGTGGGGAGTGGAGCAGGGGCTAAGGAGAAGATGCAGCAAGGCTGCGGCAAAgggccccagtcccagcccccTCTGGGAAGGAGGGACGACAGCTGAAGGCTTAGTAAAACCAAGTCTGTTCTTGTGA
- the CCDC107 gene encoding coiled-coil domain-containing protein 107 isoform X1, whose amino-acid sequence MASAVPPAGVLGLLLVSALPGVLGDRPSPDLQAHPGDPAQVSPKAAERRRPPPPKDQQERARAWPLGALYTAAVVAFVLYKCLQQEKKEAPVLQEEAGKKESLQSEQQLAQLTQQLAQTEQHLNNLMAQLDPLFERVTTLAGAQQELLNMKLHTIHQLLQKNKPSKDVAVPEPEASMPFPEDSCAKEEDEEAGDGQAWEEPLHPLHGSIETRNPAAPWGVEQGLRRRCSKAAAKGPSPSPLWEGGTTAEGLVKPSLFL is encoded by the exons ATGGCGAGCGCGGTCCCGCCCGCGGGTGTTCTGGGGCTGCTGCTTGTGTCCGCGCTGCCGGGGGTCCTCGGAGACCGCCCCAGCCCCGACCTCCAGGCACACCCAG GGGACCCCGCCCAGGTCAGCCCTAAGGCCGCGGAACGCCGGCGGCCGCCGCCGCCCAAGGACCAGCAGGAGCGGGCCCGGGCGTGGCCTCTGGGGGCGCTGTACACCGCAGCCGTCGTGGCTTTCGTGCTCTATAAGTGTTTGCAG CAGGAGAAAAAGGAGGCTCCTGTTCTCCAAGAAGAAGCAGGCAAGAAGGAATCCTTGCAGTCAG AGCAACAGCTGGCCCAGTTGACACAACAGCTGGCCCAGACGGAACAACACCTGAACAATCTGATGGCCCAGCTAGACCCCCTTTTTGAGCG GGTGACTACCCTGGCTGGAGCACAGCAGGAGCTTCTGAACATGAAGTTACACACCATCCACCAGCTGCTACAAAAGAACAAGCCCAGCAAGGATGTGGCGGTTCCAGAACCAG AGGCGAGCATGCCCTTTCCTGAGGACTCGTGCGCgaaggaggaggacgaggaggctGGTGACGGTCAGGCTTGGGAAGAGCCCCTACACCCCCTACATGGGAGCATAGAGACAAGGAACCCGGCTGCTCCGTGGGGAGTGGAGCAGGGGCTAAGGAGAAGATGCAGCAAGGCTGCGGCAAAgggccccagtcccagcccccTCTGGGAAGGAGGGACGACAGCTGAAGGCTTAGTAAAACCAAGTCTGTTCTTGTGA